Proteins co-encoded in one Pogona vitticeps strain Pit_001003342236 chromosome 9, PviZW2.1, whole genome shotgun sequence genomic window:
- the LOC144584259 gene encoding uncharacterized protein LOC144584259 isoform X1: protein MGWEGCGKNNLLLADHPFYVQLPTMAEQDTRFLSLEHRNQTLMGKIRSLQTANANLKLMNSKLKEENEVIKSREKLLLRDNEKIKQKVHHLKELQESLQDDIYVLEEQLCACTCQGNDKRDENIEPLGL, encoded by the exons ATGGGATGGGAGGGGTGTGGAAAGAATAATTTGCTTCTAGCTGACCACCCTTTCTATGTGCAGCTGCCCACCATGGCAGAACAAGATACGAGGTTTCTCTCACTGGAACACCGGAACCAAACTTTG ATGGGGAAGATCAGGTCACTTCAGACGGCTAATGCAAACCTGAAGCTAATG AATTCAAAGCTGAAGGAAGAAAACGAAG TCATCAAGTCGAGAGAAAAACTCTTACTTAG AGACAATGAAAAGATCAAGCAGAAGGTTCACCACCTCAAGGAACTGCAGGAGTCTCTG CAAGACGATATTTACGTTCTGGAGGAGCAGCTGT GTGCCTGTACTTGCCAAGGGAACGACAAAAG aGATGAAAACATAGAGCCACTCGGCCTGTGA
- the LOC144584259 gene encoding uncharacterized protein LOC144584259 isoform X2: MAEQDTRFLSLEHRNQTLMGKIRSLQTANANLKLMNSKLKEENEVIKSREKLLLRDNEKIKQKVHHLKELQESLQDDIYVLEEQLCACTCQGNDKRDENIEPLGL, from the exons ATGGCAGAACAAGATACGAGGTTTCTCTCACTGGAACACCGGAACCAAACTTTG ATGGGGAAGATCAGGTCACTTCAGACGGCTAATGCAAACCTGAAGCTAATG AATTCAAAGCTGAAGGAAGAAAACGAAG TCATCAAGTCGAGAGAAAAACTCTTACTTAG AGACAATGAAAAGATCAAGCAGAAGGTTCACCACCTCAAGGAACTGCAGGAGTCTCTG CAAGACGATATTTACGTTCTGGAGGAGCAGCTGT GTGCCTGTACTTGCCAAGGGAACGACAAAAG aGATGAAAACATAGAGCCACTCGGCCTGTGA